The genomic stretch CAACGGATAACGTTATGGTTAGGGCATCGTCGTGTTGCTCTGCaccgctttctatgtcggtttcgTCGAAAGTTACCGGGGGTAAATTGCTCTGGCTTAATCTGTATGAAGTTTCTGGATGATCCCCTTTACTTCCGGTGGCTTTCCTCTTAGCGGCGGAATATGTCAAACCCGACAGCTCGgatccgcctgttatcacgttaataATTTTCGTGCATATGGGTGGGGCAGAAGGAAGCACCTGGTTTGCTGCTTCTCTCCTgtcctgcttgcccccacgtgataacaggtggtccAAGTTTCCCTTGCGTACCTGGAACTTCACTTCTTTGCGCAACCTGTAGCAGTCTTCCGTCCTGTGCCCTATGTCCTAATGCCATTCATATCTCTTGCTGCTGTCTGTGTCGTCGTTGGGTCGATCTTGAGTGGGAGGCTTTGGCCACCTCACCTGATCACCTAGGCCTCTTAGCGCTTTCAGCAACCCTTCCATTCCCGTGTTGAATCCGTACTCAGATAGCTTAGGAGGATACTGAGAGTCGTCAACTTGCTGAGTTTTTTCTGCTACTCTGCTGATATTGGGTCTACTGTATGGCTTAGCTCGTTCATCTTTCTTTTCTGTTGAGACTTTCCTGCTAGGTTTGTCGAAGTTTGTTATTCCCTTTCAAGCTTGTATGTCTTCTTCCAACCTTAATGCCGCTGTAGCTCTCTGCTGGACTTCTTCGAATCTCTCACAAGGGTATATCGTtaattctttgtagaggtttgattCCTTATCCAAGCCCTGCCTGGAGGCGTTGATGGCCGTGGACATATCGCAGCCTCGTATTGAGACTTTCTCTGCATTAAACCTGGTGACGTAATCTTTGATTGATTCACCTATTTCCTGAACGATCCTATACAGATCACTTGGCTGCTTTGGTGTTCTCCGGCTGCTGGAGAACTGCTGATTGAAGGCGTTGACCAAATCGGCGAATGAAGATATGGTCCCGTTAGGCAAGCCGACGAACCATTGCAATGCTGCTCCGGTTAGGGTCGaaccaaatcctttacacatacatGCCTCTTTTGAGGCTCCTGTGGCAGTGGTAACCATCATTTTTGCTTAAATTGGCTAATGTGATCGCAGGGGTCTGTGGTTCCATCGAAGAGGGTCATTGTTGGGACGTTAAATCCTTTCGGTAAGGCCACTGTAGCTATATCGTCAGTAAACGGCGAGTCAGCGTAGCTTTCTGGTGCAGCCATCTCCATAGGTAGCGGCATTCTTGGGACCCTCCGGAGGAGGCTTCGTAGTTCCTGGTATTGCTGTTCTATGTATGTCTCTCTCCCGGCGGGTCGCAGATGCTCCTGTGACTGATGTTCTGCTCCTCGTACGAAGTTATGTTGTCCTAAGACTGCTGGTTGGCGCATCTGCGATGCTGCTGCAACCGGGCCGCTTTCCCAGGTATACTCAGCTTGATTTGTAACTGGAGCCCTGATCACCGGGATCGCAGCTGCCACTCTGCTTTGCCGGCGCCCTTCTGCATCTGACGTGGGTGTTGGCTCTTGGCGTGCTAGCTCATCATCTGGTGTCAATGCTCCTAGTCCTGTTAGGACTAGGCCTCCTCTTGGCTGCGGTGTTGCGTCCATGTCCAACCTGAGTGCTACTTCGCGTGGCAGCACCTGTGTCTGTCTCTAATCCCTAGTTTCTCCTGGTGATCCCCTGGATCTGTCTTCCTGCATCCAAGGGGCCGAATTGGCGGCATGGCTCCTTAACTCGTTGATCTGTGCTCGAAGGAGATTGTTGTCCTCTTCCGTCTGGGATCTCATGCTCCTATTTTCGTTCTGCATTGTCCGGATCGTCCTTGCTAATGTGTCCAATCCGCTTATCATGATGCTGGTGGGACTCGGAGGAGCCTGAGCCTGAGCCTGTTGCCTGGATTGTGCTCCTCTCTCAGGCTGTGGGACTCCTTGCCATCCCTGGACGACTCCCGAATCTCTAGTCTGGATTCTCTCCGAAGATGGGCTTGCTGCTACCTGGGAattttgactttgcttgactgCTGGTATCTGGGCAGTACTGGTGGTTTGAACTAAGGTTGTGCGTGCTTCTGCTGCCGAGGGAGACGGTACCCGTGTTGCTACCGAGGGGGATGGTACCCGTGTTGCTGGGGCACCGCTGGTGCTACCTGGGTTGATTTCTTGGTGTCCGGACATGTTATGCTTGCTGTGTAGACTGGCTAACGaagacgaccactatgccccacggtgggcgccaaactgttttggtaaatttctaccaatttagggttaaagcggtcttagcgttaggtctgtattatatttgtttgtttgttgtatgTTAATTTGAATGCGCGACGTAAATAaagaacacaagcaattttggtgaTGCGGAAAACCGAATTTGGGAAACAATCGCGGGGGGAGACGTAATCCCACCaagattttcactataattcgagagGAAGTACAGTTCGTGTGTTATGCTATGGAAGTTAGGGTATAATTCCTGTATTTTCTGATAATCTTCCTTCTTTGCATTGAGGCCCCTTATATAGTGTAGCTCGATCAGCTAGggttccttgcttttcctccaagttattcctaatttgacGTAGAATAGGACTTTGCTTTATTGGATATGATAGGTGATAGAGTTTACATATACTTCTTTCATACGGGTCAAAGCCCACGTCTTGCGCTACACGCTGATGCTGCCATCCTAGCTCCCTGACGTCCTGCGTCCCACACTGCTTCTAGACTTGCTGCCCTAGATCAGCCCATATCCATATTTTGGGCCTAACAATGCCCATTAATGAATGGCTACCCGATGATAGCATCTTGGCTATTATGAATTCCGACCCTTGTTATGCGGACATTGCAAATTACTTGTGATCTAGCTTTATGTCGGAAGAATTTGATGGCCAAGCTACGAAAAAGTTGAAATATGAAACAAGGAGATATGTGGTGGAAGACCCCCTCTTGTATAGAATGTGCAATGCCGGTATTTACCGAAGATGTGTTACTCATGAAGAGGGTAAAGCAATCCTCCAATCTTGCCATGTAACAAGTTATGGAGGCCATATATCAACTTCAAGGACTCAAGCTACAGTTCTCAATTGTGGATTCTATTGGCCATCTTTCTTCAAGGATGCCAATGCCTTTGTTCAATCTTGTGACTCTTGTCAAAGAAGAGGGAATATCGGGAGAAGAGACGGGATGCCTCTTAACAACATTATATAGGTGGAACTATTTGATGTGTGGGGTGTGGATTTCATTGGACCGTTTTCATCTTCCTTTGGCAACCAATACATATTGGTTGTGGtggattatgtgtccaaatggattgaagctaTTGCCGCTCCCACCAATGACTCAAGAGTCGTTACCTAACTTTTCAAGGATTATATCTTTCTGCGCTTTGGAGTGCCTAGGGCCGTGATAAGTGATGGTGGCTCACAtttctgtagatacccggtatctgttgaatccccaacaaatacccgatgattatcgaactacaacATGCTTATGAATCgttacgtttgatcgacagttaaTATAACTACGCAtcggaaaactcaaaaaaaattttgaaaatgaaaacattttcaaaacatttcaaa from Silene latifolia isolate original U9 population chromosome 2, ASM4854445v1, whole genome shotgun sequence encodes the following:
- the LOC141641006 gene encoding uncharacterized protein LOC141641006, yielding MMVTTATGASKEACMCKGFGSTLTGAALQWFVGLPNGTISSFADLVNAFNQQFSSSRRTPKQPSDLYRIVQEIGESIKDYVTRFNAEKVSIRGCDMSTAINASRQGLDKESNLYKELTIYPCERFEEVQQRATAALRKVSTEKKDERAKPYSRPNISRVAEKTQQVDDSQYPPKLSEYGFNTGMEGLLKALRGLGDQDRREAANQVLPSAPPICTKIINVITGGSELSGLTYSAAKRKATGSKGDHPETSYRLSQSNLPPVTFDETDIESGAEQHDDALTITLSVGNCTIRKALVDTGSYVNLIMLETLKTMGFDKENLIKKSVPLVGFSGETAYSVGEITIPTYIEGVYKLVRYLVIEGPTTYNVILGRPWLHQMKAVPSTYHQCLKFPTSWGTVTVKGDREESRNCYAQALKATTRLSS